The sequence TGCGGATGGCTCCGCCGTACCCGGCGGAGGGCGGCGAGGCGCCGGAGGCCGGGGCGGCCCCGCCGTACCGGCTGAGGCTGCCCGCCGGCTGGGTGCCGGGCGAGGACAGCCTCGCCCGCCTGCTCGACGTGGCCGGGGACGGGGGATACGGGCTGGTCTCGGCGCTGCTGGCCGAGGGGGCCGGCGAGGGGATCGTGGCGGCCAGGCTGGAGCGCACCGCCGCGTTCGCCCGTGCCGCGATCGTCCGGCGGGAGGGCGAGGACCTCGACGACGCGGTGGAGGACACCTCCGGGGTGCTCTGGGTGGACGGCGAGACCTACGGGTTCCTGCCGGAGGCCCGGCCGATCATCGGCCGCCGCGGCGCGTACCGGGCCAGGACGGAGGCGCAGGCCGAGATCGCCCGCCTCGCCAAGGAGAACGAGCGGCTGCGCGCCCAGGTGACCAGGTGGCGCGACGAGGCGGGCCGCTGGCGCAAGAGCGCGGTCGAGCTGCGGCGCGAGGTCGGCGGTCTGCGCAAGGAGCTGGCCGCCGCCAGGAAGATCGTCCAGTACGGCCTGCTCTCGTCCGTCAAGCGGGCGATCATCCGCCGCCGGTGAGGGGCCCGGACGGGCCGTGGGCCGCCCGGCGCGGCCGGTCCCCGTCCGCCGGGCGGCCGCTCACCCGTCCTCGGTGACCACTCCGACCCCGCCGAGGAAGTAGGACCCGATGCCCTTGTAGGGCACCACGGCGCCGGGGTCCGGGCGCCACTCGGGCAGGTTGACGATGCCGGGCTCGACCACGTCGAAGCCGTCGAACAGGCGGGTGATCTCCTTGCCCGTCCGGGGGACGAAGGGCGAGGAGGCCCGGTCGTACACCTTGGTGACCCCCTCGGCCGCCTCCGGCCTGGCGTCGATCGCGACGTGGGAGAGGATCAGGTGGCTGCCGGGCGCCAGGGCGCGGCGGAGCGTGGCGATGATGCCCTCCGGGTCGTCCTCGTCGGGGACGAAATGCATGATCGCCAGAAGGAGGACCGCCACCGGCTGGTCGAAGTCGATCGCCGCGCGGATGTCCGGGTGTTCCAGGATCTCGCCGGGGCGGCGCACGTCCCCGTGGACGATGGTCACGTTCTCGTTCTTGCCGAGGATGGCCCTGCCGTGGACCAGGACGGTCGGATCGTTGTCGACGTAGACGACCCGGGCGTCCGTGGCGACCTGGTGCACGTTGTTCTGGGTGGGCAGGCCGGCTCCGATGTCGAGGAACTGGCGGATGCCCGAGCGGGCGACGAAGTCGACGGCGCGGCCCAGGAAGGCGCGGTTGGACCGCGCGCTGTGGCGGATCTCGGGGACGACGGTGAGGACCTTCTCGGCGGCCTCCCGGTCGGCGGGGAAGTTGTCCTTGCCGCCGAGGTAGTAGTCGTACATGCGTGCGACGTTCGGAATATGAGTCTGAATACCCGTGGGTATCTGGTCGGTCACGTGCCGCTCCCCGGGGGCGATATTTCCGGAATTAGCGTGATCATATATAGAAGAGACCTTGGAGAACTGATCCGTGAGCTGACAAGATCGCGCCATGGCAGCCTCCTCCTCACGCCGTGTCCTGGGACTGCAACTGGCCGACGGCATCGGCCGCGGCAACATGTGGGCCTGCCTGACCATGGCGTTCGCCGCGACCATGGTCATCTCCTTCCTCCCGGCGGCGCAGCCGTACATCCTGAGCGGCGTCCTCGGCGTCGCCGAGGACGACCAGGGCAAGGCCGTCGGCCTGCTCGGCGTCGCCGCAGAGATAGCGATGATCGCCAGCCTGGTCTGGTACGGCGCGCTGGCCGACCGGTTCGGCCGCCGGCCCGTCGTGGTGGCCGGGTTCGCGCTGTGCGCGCTGGGCACCGCGCTGTTCCCGTTCGCCGGGAACACGACCGTGCTCGTCGCGCTGCGGGTGGTCTTCGCCCTCGGCGTGGCCGCGCTCAGCGGGATGCTGTCCACGGTGGCCGTCGACTACGTCCGGGACGGCTCCCGGGGCAGGTCCTACGGCCTGGTCGGGCTGTTCAGCGGCCTCGGCGCGATGGTCGCGGTGCTCGCCCTGGTCCGCCTGCCCGTGATCTTCGAAGACCGGGGGATGGCCCCGGTCGACGCCGCTCGCGTCTCGTTCCTGATCATCGCCGCGGTCGTCCTCGCCGTCGCCGCGCTGATGTGGTCCACCCTGTCCACGGTCAAGGTCAGCGCGACCGCCGAGCGCGTGCCCCTGACCCGCCTGGTCAAGGAGGGCGTCGCGCTCGCCCGCGACCCCGGAGTGGCGCTGTCCTACGCCGCGGCGTTCGTCGCCCGCGCCGACCTCGCCGTCGTCGCGGGCTTCATGTCCCTGTGGGTGTTCGACTACGCCACCGGCGAGCGCGGCATGTCGACGGCCGAGGCCCTGGCCCGCGGCGGGGCCGTGGTCGGCATCGCCCAGACCGTGGCCGTGGTCGCCGCGCCGCTGTTCGGCTGGCTGGGAGACCGGATGCGCCGCCAGGACGTGCTCATCCTCGCCCAGGCCGTCGCGGCGGTGTCCTACCTGTCCACGCTGCTGATCAGCGACCCGCTCGGCTCCGGCATGATGATGGTGGCCGTGCTCGTCGGCCTGGGAGAGATCGCCGCGATCACCACCGCCGGCCCGCTCCTGGCCCAGCAGGCCCCCGCCGCCGTGCGCGGCTCCGCCTACGGCGTGCAGACGCTGTGCGGAGCCGTCGGCATCCTGGTGGTGTCCGGTCTCGGCGGCCTCCTCTACGACGCCTGGCGGCCCGCCGCCCCGTTCGTGATATCGGGGGTCTCCGGCCTGCTCGTCGTGGCCTTCGGGCTCGCGGTACGGCGGCGCGTCACGCCCCTG comes from Streptosporangium roseum DSM 43021 and encodes:
- a CDS encoding SAM-dependent methyltransferase, which codes for MTDQIPTGIQTHIPNVARMYDYYLGGKDNFPADREAAEKVLTVVPEIRHSARSNRAFLGRAVDFVARSGIRQFLDIGAGLPTQNNVHQVATDARVVYVDNDPTVLVHGRAILGKNENVTIVHGDVRRPGEILEHPDIRAAIDFDQPVAVLLLAIMHFVPDEDDPEGIIATLRRALAPGSHLILSHVAIDARPEAAEGVTKVYDRASSPFVPRTGKEITRLFDGFDVVEPGIVNLPEWRPDPGAVVPYKGIGSYFLGGVGVVTEDG
- a CDS encoding MFS transporter, whose translation is MAASSSRRVLGLQLADGIGRGNMWACLTMAFAATMVISFLPAAQPYILSGVLGVAEDDQGKAVGLLGVAAEIAMIASLVWYGALADRFGRRPVVVAGFALCALGTALFPFAGNTTVLVALRVVFALGVAALSGMLSTVAVDYVRDGSRGRSYGLVGLFSGLGAMVAVLALVRLPVIFEDRGMAPVDAARVSFLIIAAVVLAVAALMWSTLSTVKVSATAERVPLTRLVKEGVALARDPGVALSYAAAFVARADLAVVAGFMSLWVFDYATGERGMSTAEALARGGAVVGIAQTVAVVAAPLFGWLGDRMRRQDVLILAQAVAAVSYLSTLLISDPLGSGMMMVAVLVGLGEIAAITTAGPLLAQQAPAAVRGSAYGVQTLCGAVGILVVSGLGGLLYDAWRPAAPFVISGVSGLLVVAFGLAVRRRVTPLSEERERVAAAA